A single Watersipora subatra chromosome 7, tzWatSuba1.1, whole genome shotgun sequence DNA region contains:
- the LOC137399885 gene encoding tubulin alpha-1C chain-like, translating to MGNACWELYCLEHGIQPDGQMPSDKSVGKCDDSFNTFFSETGAGKHVPRAVFVDLEPTVVDEIRTGTYRQLFHPEQMITGKEDAANNYARGHYTVGKEQVDNVLDRIRRLSDNCNGLQGFLIFHSFGGGTGSGFTSLLMERLSVDYGKKAKLEFSVYPAPQISTAVVEPYNSILTTHTTLEHSDCAFMVDNEAIYDICKRNLDISRPSYTNLNRLISQVVSSITASLRFDGALNVDLNEFQTNLVPYPRIHFPLATYAPIISAEKAFHEQLTVGEITNSCFEPVNQMVKCDPRHGKYMACCLLFRGDVVPKDVNAAIATIKTRRTIQFVDWCPTGFKVGINYQPPTVVPGGDLSKVQRAVCMLSNTTAIAEAWARLDHKFDLMYGKRAFVHWYVGEGMEEGEFSEAREDMAALEKDYEEVGVDSADYDEAEDEEY from the exons ATGGGAAATGCGTGCTGGGAGCTGTACTGCTTGGAGCATGGCATTCAGCCAGATGGTCAGATGCCATCAGACAAGTCAGTAGGGAAGTGCGACGACTCCTTCAACACTTTCTTTAGTGAAACGGGAGCAGGCAAACATGTGCCCAGAGCTGTGTTTGTAGATCTTGAACCTACGGTTGTCG ATGAAATCAGAACTGGTACCTACCGACAGCTGTTCCACCCAGAACAGATGATAACTGGCAAGGAAGATGCTGCAAACAACTACGCCAGAGGACATTACACTGTTGGCAAGGAGCAGGTCGACAATGTGCTAGATAGGATTAGACGTCTCTCTGACAATTGCAATGGTCTTCAAGGATTTTTGATTTTCCACTCTTTCG GTGGTGGTACTGGATCCGGATTCACTTCTCTTCTGATGGAACGACTCAGCGTGGACTACGGCAAGAAAGCCAAGTTGGAATTCTCCGTCTACCCAGCCCCTCAGATTTCCACTGCTGTTGTGGAGCCATATAACTCGATCTTGACCACTCATACCACCTTGGAGCACTCGGATTGCGCCTTCATGGTTGACAACGAAGCAATCTATGACATATGCAAGCGGAATCTAGACATATCCAGACCGAGTTACACGAATCTTAATCGTCTCATTTCGCAAGTAGTGTCTTCTATCACTGCTTCTCTGCGATTCGATGGTGCATTGAACGTGGATTTGAATGAGTTCCAAACCAATTTAGTACCCTACCCTCGCATACACTTCCCCTTGGCCACTTACGCTCCAATAATCTCTGCTGAGAAAGCATTCCATGAGCAGCTCACTGTAGGAGAGATTACCAACTCGTGTTTCGAGCCTGTGAACCAGATGGTGAAATGCGATCCTAGGCATGGCAAGTACATGGCTTGCTGCCTCCTTTTCAGAGGTGATGTGGTACCCAAAGATGTCAATGCGGCCATCGCTACTATCAAGACGAGGAGAACTATCCAATTTGTCGACTGGTGTCCAACTGGCTTCAAGGTGGGCATCAACTACCAGCCTCCAACCGTTGTACCAGGAGGTGACCTTTCAAAGGTGCAGCGCGCTGTTTGTATGCTGAGCAATACAACTGCTATCGCTGAAGCTTGGGCTCGCTTGGACCACAAGTTTGACCTGATGTATGGTAAGCGTGCTTTTGTTCATTGGTATGTTGGTGAAGGCATGGAAGAGGGAGAATTCTCTGAAGCTCGAGAGGACATGGCTGCTCTTGAGAAGGACTACGAGGAAGTAGGTGTAGACTCCGCTGACTATGATGAAGCTGAGGACGAAGAGTATTAA